ATGGTCTCCGGCCGGGTGGTGGCCACCACCACCCCACGCTTGGGATCCTGGCACAATGGATAGCGGATGTAGGTCAGGCGCCCATGCACTTCCTTGTGCTCCACTTCCAAATCGGAAAGAACCGTTTTGCAGCTGGGACAGCGGTTCACCATGTACGTGCCCTGGTAAATTTTCCCTTCGCGGTACAATTGCACGAAAACCTTGCGCACGACCTGCTGCATCTCGTCGCTCAGGGTGAATTTCATCCGGCTCCAATCCAGCGCCAGGCCGAGCTTTTTGATCTGGGCCACGATTTTTTTTTCGGACAGGTCCTTCCATTCCCAGACCAGCTGCAGGAATTTTTCCCGGCCCAGGTCCTCCTTGCTCAGATTCCGTTCCTTTTTCAGGTTCTTTTCCACCATCATCTGGGTGGCGATTCCGGCATGATCGACTCCCGGCAGCCAGAGCACGTTGAAACCCTGCATCTTCTTCCGGCGCACGATGATATCGGGCAGGGAGAGGGTCAAGGCATGGCCGATGTGCAGCGAACCGGTCACATTGGGCGGAGGCAGGATGATCGAGAATGGCACGCCGGTAGCATGGACATCGGGAGTGAACAAGCCGCCGGCTTCCCATTTCCGGTACCAATCGCTTTCGGTCTGTAAATGATCATAAGCTTTTTCCATGTCTATTTCTGCCACGTTAAAACTCCAAAGAAAAATTAAAAATCGGTGTCGTTCGCTTCGGCTTTGATCTTGTCGATTTCTTCTTTGATTATTTTTTCGGCCAAAGAGGGGACGATTTCCCAGATCAGCTCTTTTATGGTTAACGTCAGCTTGTCTTCCAGTTTTCCGGTCAGGTCCAATTTTTCACCCACCGTCAACCCGGCATCGGGTCGCGGCTCGCTTTTCGCTTCGCGCTCGCGCTCCCGAGGGGGTGCTTGCGCTAGTTTCTTTAATTCCGCTTCCGGCGAAATCGCTTCTGGGCGGATCTTCTGTACGAACAGTTCCTCGGCGGAGAGTTTCTCCACTCGCCCCTCGGCGCCTTTTTCCTTGCCCTGTTTCTGGCTGGAGGGTCCGAAATCAAAGATCTCGTCCTTCTCCGTGTACATGGTTTTCTTGGGAGCGCCGCCAACGAAATCGGTCAGCGGTCCTGCCGCGTCTTTCTTGCCGGTGGAGAGCAATTCGTCATCCCGCTCGATGGAAAATTTGAAATCCTTGCGGTCGGCCATCCGGGTCGCTTCCAGGGAGGCTTTGACCGGGGCATCGGACGTATCCTCCGCGGTCGCTTTCTGAAAGCGTTCGTGAAATTCATCCGAGATGTCACGGAACATGCTTTCCGCCGGGGCACCCGGAGCGACGGGGGTTTTTTCCGGCCTGGCCGTCAGCGGCGCACTCTTGTCGTCGGTGGGAAACTTCGCCTCTTCGGCCAGCGGTTCTTCCTTGAACGGGTTCTGAATGGAGTCCTCCGCTTCCAGCGGCTGCAAGGCGTCCTTGGCCGGCTGCGTCCCTTGCGTGATTTCCTCCGAGGGCAGGATTTCATCCCTTTCCGGAACCTGGTTCTGCGGGCCGCTGCCGCCCGCACCGGCCGGGACGTTGAGGTCGAGGCGAATATCCGCAAAATTGATGCCTTCGCCGCCCGGAGCATCGGTTTCGATCTCCATGATGTCTTCCGGGAACGAACTGGGTTCCTCTTCGGCGAATTCGGCGGCGGTCTTTTGCTCATCCTGGCCGAGGTTTTTCATGACCGCGCTGACCAGGGCGTTGGAATCGAAAGGCTTGGTGACGATATCCTCATATTTCAGATTTTTGATCATTTCATTGTCGACGGCTTCAAAACTGCCCTTCATCAAAAAAATCCGGCTGCGTTTCAGCACCGGAGTCTCGTTGATGTACCGGCAGATGTCGTAGCCGCTGATTTCGGGCAATTTGATGTCGACAATGACCACGTCCGGCTCCAGGCGCAGCAATTTTTCCTTCAGCCCGGCCCCATTTTCGAAGCTGTGCACTTCAATATTTTCAATTTCGGAAAAAGACAATTCCACGATCCGGCGGATGGTGTAGCTGTTATCAGCAAGGGCAATGACTTTCTTTTTCATCCTGCATCCTCCTGGCTTTTTCCTTGATAGTTGTTTTTTAGCACTTTTTCAATAACAATGTCAAGTCAAACGGTTGACTTTTTAATTTTTTTATAGCAGAATTGACGAAAATGCACAGAGTGAAAGTTTTAATCGCCAAACCCGGCCTGGATGGGCACGATCGCGGCGCCAAAATCGTGGCCAAGTACCTCCGCGACGCCGGGATGGAGGTCATTTACACTGGCTTGCGCCAATCGCCGGAAACCATCGTCAACACGGCGATTCAGGAAGACGTGGCCATCATCGGCTTGAGCATCCTTTCCGGCGCCCATTTGCAGCTGTGCAAAAGGATCATGGCGGTTTTTTCGGAAAAGAAGGTGCCGCCGCCGCCGCTGTTTTTGGGCGGCATCATTCCCAAAGAAGACTTGCCGGAGCTGAAGAAACTGGGCGTCCAGGAAGTTTTTCCCCCCGGAACGCCGCTGGAAAGCATTGCCGACAAAATCAGGAAGGTCGTCGCCCAATGACCCATGCCCATGATTGACAAATCGTTTTTCTTGCCGTACAATGGGGGCAGCACGTTCGAGCGTAAGCCATGAAAGCCGCAACTAAAAACCAAAACTACTCGGTCATCATCGTTTCCGACGCCAAGTCCACCAACAAGGAATTCTCCGTCTCGGCAAAATTCATCAAAAACGCCATACTGGCTTTTTCGTTCCTGGTCGTATTCTTCGGCTTCATCATATTCCAGTATCTGACCATGACTCTGGACAAGCAAAAAATGAAGCGCCTCGAACTGGATACCAAGGACAAGCAGCAAAAAATCAGCGCCCTCTCCTCGACCATCGATGTCCTCAACCAGAGACTGAAAAACATGGAAACCTACAAGGAAAGGATCATTGTGGCCACCGGGCTGACGTATCCCCTGGCCCTGAAGGAAGTGGGCAGCGGCGGCCCCGATTCCAGCAACCCGTTCGGCGGCGGTTTTTCCGCGCCGCAAACGACGTTTCCCGGCACCAGCCTGCCCCAGCAAAACCTGCTGACCAAGACCAAGGAAATCAGGGAAAATGCAAAACTGATAGAAGAATCGCTCAAGTCGGTCGAAAGCATGGTCAACCAGCAAAAATTGCAGCTGGCGGCCACCCCGGCCATCTGGCCCACGCGCGGCTACATCTCCGGAGCGTTCGGCAACCGCGTCCATCCCTTCACCGGCCGCTATGAGTTCCATTCCGCCCTCGACATCGCCACCCAGCTGGGCAACAAGGTCATCGCCCCGGCCGACGGCGTGGTTCTGGTCGCCGAAACCAAGGAATACTACGGCAAAATGATCATCATCGACCACGGGTTCGGCTATACCACCCGCTACGGCCATCTTTCGGGGTTTAACGTCAGGGAAGGCCAGCGCGTCAAGCGTTACGACGTTATCGGTTATGTCGGGACCACCGGCAGGAGCAACGGCCCCCATTTGCATTACGAGGTCCGTTACTTCGACAAGCCCCTGAACCCTGCCGATTTCATTCTGGACATGCAAAACTAGCCCGCCCCCATACCAAAGGCGATAATTTAGTTTTTTGATTAATTTTGCGAAAGTGGCTTGCATTTGATTTTTTATTTACTTATAATCACATGGATGAACAAAACAGGCGAAAAAAGCATAAAGGGAAGTGTCGATACCCCATTTGCGGATCGTTCCATAATAAAAAAATTTTAAGGAGGAGTCGTATGAAAAAAATTTTTGTACTGGCCGCCCTGATGATGCTGATCATGATCACCACATCCTGTCAGAAGCCTGAGGAAATCACGCTCTCAAAATATTTTCAGGCCATGAAAGCCAAGGACAGGGACACGATGGCCTCTATGGCAGCGGAACCGATGGCCCTGGAGTTCAAATCCTGGAAACTGGTTTCCTCGGAGGCCCCGGTCAGCGAGGACCTCATCCTGCAGCAATTGATCTCCAGCCTGGCCGAGATCAAGGCCAAGAAAGACAAGCAGATCGGCGTGGTCAAGGACAAAAAAGATGCCTTGGACGTGCTGAAAACCAAGCTGGCCGAGACCCGCGGCAGCCGGCAAAAAGCCGAATTGCAGAAACAGATCGACGCCGGCGAGCAGGACGTGCTCGCTGAAACCCAGAACTACAAGCAAGCCCAGGTGGAATACACGCAGATGAAAGAGCAGGTGGAAGTGGAGAAGAAGATGGTCACCATGTCCACCAGCATCGAACAGAACCAGGAGCTGATGACCGGCAAGGCCGTCACCGTCAAAAGCGTGGTCCGCATCACCACGGCCAGCGGCGACAAGGACTACGTGTTTTTGCTGAGAAAATACGACCTCATCAATCCTCTGACCAACAAAGTGTCGCCCAACCGTTTCATCATCCTGCGCATCCAGCCCAAAGAAGACTACGAACAGGGAAAATAGATCACCATTACATCCCTTCGGTAATTGGCCGGCCGCAGGAAACGCACACTGTTTCCTGCGGCCTTTTTTCAAACCTATCTTTGGAGAAATAAAATGAAAAAAATCTCGACATTGCTATTCTCTCTTTGCCTGGTCTTTACGCTCTGGGGGCAAAAAAGAGCCCTGAACTTCACCGACGTATTTTCCGCCGGCCGCCTTTCCGCCCCGGTCGTGTCGCCGGACGGAAAATGGATCGTGTTCGCGGTCAAAACGCCCGACATCGACCGCAACGCCTTCCAGACCGACCTGTATGCCGCCGATGCGGCCGGCTTGACGATCAAGAGACTGACCGACGGCAAGGGAAACAATTTCAATCCCCGCTTCCTCAAATCGGGACTGCTGACATTCGTCTCCAACCGCACCGACGAAGCGCAGATTTACGCGCTGGAGCTGAAAAATCCCGCCGCCGCGAAGGCCCTTACCTCGGTCCCGGGCGGAGTCGATAATTTCATTTGGCTTCCCGATCAAAAGTCCATCGCCTTCGTCAAGGATGTCTGGCCGGGAGTGCGGACGTTCGCCGAAGTCGTGGCCGAAGAAAAGAAAGCGGAGGGAGCAAAAGTCAAAGCCAAACTATTGACC
The genomic region above belongs to Candidatus Aminicenantes bacterium and contains:
- a CDS encoding response regulator, translating into MKKKVIALADNSYTIRRIVELSFSEIENIEVHSFENGAGLKEKLLRLEPDVVIVDIKLPEISGYDICRYINETPVLKRSRIFLMKGSFEAVDNEMIKNLKYEDIVTKPFDSNALVSAVMKNLGQDEQKTAAEFAEEEPSSFPEDIMEIETDAPGGEGINFADIRLDLNVPAGAGGSGPQNQVPERDEILPSEEITQGTQPAKDALQPLEAEDSIQNPFKEEPLAEEAKFPTDDKSAPLTARPEKTPVAPGAPAESMFRDISDEFHERFQKATAEDTSDAPVKASLEATRMADRKDFKFSIERDDELLSTGKKDAAGPLTDFVGGAPKKTMYTEKDEIFDFGPSSQKQGKEKGAEGRVEKLSAEELFVQKIRPEAISPEAELKKLAQAPPREREREAKSEPRPDAGLTVGEKLDLTGKLEDKLTLTIKELIWEIVPSLAEKIIKEEIDKIKAEANDTDF
- a CDS encoding M23 family metallopeptidase, with protein sequence MKAATKNQNYSVIIVSDAKSTNKEFSVSAKFIKNAILAFSFLVVFFGFIIFQYLTMTLDKQKMKRLELDTKDKQQKISALSSTIDVLNQRLKNMETYKERIIVATGLTYPLALKEVGSGGPDSSNPFGGGFSAPQTTFPGTSLPQQNLLTKTKEIRENAKLIEESLKSVESMVNQQKLQLAATPAIWPTRGYISGAFGNRVHPFTGRYEFHSALDIATQLGNKVIAPADGVVLVAETKEYYGKMIIIDHGFGYTTRYGHLSGFNVREGQRVKRYDVIGYVGTTGRSNGPHLHYEVRYFDKPLNPADFILDMQN
- a CDS encoding cobalamin B12-binding domain-containing protein; the encoded protein is MHRVKVLIAKPGLDGHDRGAKIVAKYLRDAGMEVIYTGLRQSPETIVNTAIQEDVAIIGLSILSGAHLQLCKRIMAVFSEKKVPPPPLFLGGIIPKEDLPELKKLGVQEVFPPGTPLESIADKIRKVVAQ